From Staphylococcus sp. M0911, a single genomic window includes:
- a CDS encoding ABC transporter permease → MKWYGKLYIGILIAVLYIPILFLMVYSFNSAGNMVNFEHFTLEHYQTLFQNDKLMSVIFNTVAVALIAAAISTLIGTFGAIAIYHLRHKQFKVTLLTLNNVLMVSSDVVIGASFLIMFTAIGHFTGLGLGFWTVLASHIAFCIPIVVIVVLPQLYEMNDSMLNAARDLGATESQLLSSVVIPNIMPAIIGGFFMALTYSLDDFTVSFFVTGNGFSVLSVEVYAMARKGISMEINAISTILFGVIVIGVIGNYAIQHLVQRKKHPKRGVNT, encoded by the coding sequence GTGAAATGGTATGGCAAGCTATATATAGGTATATTAATAGCTGTATTATATATACCTATATTATTTTTAATGGTATATTCGTTTAATTCAGCAGGTAATATGGTTAATTTTGAACATTTCACACTAGAACATTATCAAACCTTATTCCAAAATGATAAATTAATGTCAGTCATATTTAATACTGTTGCCGTCGCATTAATAGCAGCAGCAATTTCTACATTGATTGGAACATTTGGTGCGATTGCAATATATCATTTGAGACATAAACAGTTTAAAGTCACGTTATTAACGCTCAATAATGTGCTTATGGTATCTTCAGATGTTGTTATTGGTGCATCATTTTTAATTATGTTTACTGCAATTGGTCATTTTACAGGATTAGGCCTTGGATTTTGGACAGTGTTAGCATCTCATATCGCATTTTGTATTCCAATTGTTGTTATTGTTGTATTGCCACAATTATATGAAATGAATGATAGCATGTTGAATGCTGCTAGAGACTTAGGTGCTACAGAATCGCAATTATTAAGTAGTGTGGTTATACCGAATATTATGCCAGCGATCATCGGTGGTTTCTTTATGGCATTAACTTATTCACTAGATGATTTTACAGTGAGTTTCTTCGTAACAGGTAATGGATTCAGTGTATTATCCGTAGAAGTTTATGCAATGGCTAGAAAAGGTATAAGCATGGAAATTAATGCAATTTCAACAATTTTATTCGGTGTAATCGTGATAGGTGTTATTGGTAACTATGCAATTCAACACCTCGTTCAACGTAAAAAGCATCCGAAACGAGGTGTCAATACATGA
- a CDS encoding ABC transporter permease, whose product MRNTNRLLLIPYLIWMVLFIIIPVVLLVYYSFLDNQGHFSLTNYENIFTLSYLKMFADSILFAVIITLVTLLISYPAAYYIAQSKYQNLLLMIMIIPTWINLLLKTYAFIGLLSHDGLINQLFNIFNLSPINMLFTAGAFIVVSSYIYIPFMILPIFNSMKAIPNNLLQASSDLGANPLTTFGKVIVPLTREGVMTGVQVTFIPALSLFMITRLIAGNKVINIGTAIEEQFLTIQNYGMGSTIALFLIIFMAFILIMTKSKSNHRKG is encoded by the coding sequence ATGCGTAATACTAATCGTTTATTGCTCATTCCATACTTGATTTGGATGGTACTATTCATAATTATTCCAGTAGTATTGCTTGTTTATTATTCTTTTTTAGATAATCAAGGTCATTTTAGCTTAACTAACTATGAAAATATTTTTACATTGAGTTATTTAAAAATGTTTGCTGATTCTATCTTATTTGCTGTGATTATTACGCTTGTCACGTTATTGATAAGTTATCCAGCAGCTTATTATATCGCTCAATCTAAATATCAGAATTTACTATTGATGATTATGATTATTCCTACATGGATTAACTTATTATTAAAAACATATGCATTTATTGGTTTGTTAAGTCATGATGGATTAATCAATCAATTATTTAACATCTTTAATCTATCTCCAATTAATATGTTATTTACAGCAGGCGCATTCATAGTAGTATCAAGTTATATCTATATACCATTTATGATATTACCAATCTTTAATAGTATGAAAGCAATCCCTAATAATTTACTACAAGCATCAAGTGATTTAGGCGCTAATCCTCTGACAACATTTGGTAAAGTGATTGTGCCACTAACGAGGGAAGGCGTTATGACTGGTGTTCAAGTGACCTTTATACCTGCATTATCACTATTCATGATTACGCGTTTAATCGCTGGTAATAAAGTAATCAATATTGGTACAGCTATCGAAGAACAATTCTTAACTATTCAAAATTATGGTATGGGTTCAACAATAGCGTTATTCCTAATCATTTTTATGGCATTTATTTTAATTATGACAAAATCAAAATCTAATCATAGGAAAGGGTGA